A DNA window from Enterobacter cloacae subsp. cloacae ATCC 13047 contains the following coding sequences:
- a CDS encoding MFS transporter, translating into MMQLTMKDKIGYGLGDTACGFVWQATMFLLAYFYTDVFGLSAGIMGTLFLVSRVLDAVTDPLMGLLVDRTRTRYGQFRPFLLWGAIPFGIVCMLTFYTPDFSAQGKIIYACVTYILLTLVYTFVNVPYCAMPGVITADPKERHALQSWRFFLAAAGSLAISGIALPLVSIIGKGDEQVGYFGAMCVLGLTGVVLLYVCFFTTKERYTFEVQPGSSVAKDLKLLLGNGQWRIMCAFKMMATCSNVVRGGATLYFVKYVMDHPEMATQFLLYGSLATMFGSLCSSRLLGRFDRVKAFKWIIVAYSLISLLIFVTPAEHIALIFALNILFLFVFNTTTPLQWLMASDVVDYEESRSGRRLDGLVFSTYLFSLKIGLAIGGAVVGWILAYVNYSASSSVQPVEVLTTIKILFCVVPVVLYVGMFIMLSFYKLTDARVEAISQQLIKHRAAQGEAVPDAATAASH; encoded by the coding sequence ATGATGCAATTAACCATGAAAGATAAAATTGGCTACGGGCTGGGTGACACCGCCTGCGGCTTTGTCTGGCAGGCCACCATGTTCCTGCTGGCTTACTTTTATACCGACGTGTTTGGCCTGTCGGCGGGCATTATGGGCACGCTGTTTTTGGTCTCCCGCGTGCTCGACGCCGTGACCGACCCGCTGATGGGGCTGCTGGTGGACCGCACCCGCACGCGCTACGGCCAGTTCCGCCCGTTCCTGCTGTGGGGGGCGATCCCGTTTGGCATCGTCTGCATGCTGACCTTCTACACGCCGGATTTCTCTGCGCAGGGCAAAATCATCTACGCCTGCGTAACCTACATTCTGCTGACCCTGGTCTACACCTTCGTTAACGTGCCGTACTGCGCCATGCCGGGCGTGATTACCGCCGACCCGAAAGAGCGTCACGCCCTGCAGTCGTGGCGTTTCTTCCTGGCGGCGGCGGGCTCGCTTGCCATTAGCGGCATCGCGCTGCCGCTGGTGAGCATCATCGGCAAAGGGGACGAGCAGGTGGGCTATTTCGGCGCCATGTGCGTGCTGGGGCTGACCGGCGTGGTGCTGCTCTACGTCTGCTTCTTTACCACCAAAGAGCGTTACACTTTTGAGGTTCAGCCGGGCTCGTCGGTGGCGAAAGACCTTAAGCTGCTGCTGGGCAACGGCCAGTGGCGGATCATGTGCGCGTTCAAGATGATGGCGACCTGCTCCAACGTGGTACGCGGCGGGGCGACGCTTTACTTCGTCAAATACGTGATGGATCACCCGGAGATGGCGACCCAGTTTTTACTCTACGGCAGCCTCGCCACCATGTTCGGCTCGCTCTGCTCCTCCCGTCTGCTGGGCCGCTTCGACCGGGTAAAAGCCTTCAAGTGGATCATCGTCGCCTACTCGCTGATCAGCCTGCTGATTTTCGTCACCCCGGCGGAGCATATTGCCCTGATTTTCGCCCTCAACATCCTGTTCCTGTTCGTCTTCAACACCACCACGCCGCTGCAGTGGCTGATGGCCTCTGACGTGGTGGATTACGAAGAAAGCCGCAGCGGGCGTCGCCTCGACGGGCTGGTGTTCTCCACCTATCTGTTCAGCCTGAAGATTGGCCTGGCGATTGGCGGGGCGGTGGTGGGCTGGATCCTCGCGTACGTCAACTACTCCGCCAGCAGCAGCGTGCAGCCGGTTGAGGTGCTGACCACCATCAAAATTCTGTTCTGCGTGGTGCCGGTGGTGCTCTACGTGGGCATGTTCATCATGCTGTCGTTCTATAAGCTCACCGATGCCCGCGTGGAGGCCATCAGCCAGCAGCTGATCAAGCACCGCGCGGCGCAGGGCGAGGCCGTTCCCGACGCAGCGACAGCCGCATCCCATTAA
- a CDS encoding glycoside hydrolase family 43 protein, with protein sequence MEITNPILTGFNPDPSLCRQGEDYYIATSTFEWFPGVRIYHSRDLKNWSLVSTPLDRVSMLDMKGNPDSGGIWAPCLSYADGKFWLLYTDVKIVDSPWKNGRNFLVTAPSIEGPWSDPIPMGNGGFDPSLFHDDDGRKYYLYRPWGPRHHSNPHNTIVMQEFDPQTGTLSPERKTLFTGTPLCYTEGAHLYRHAGWYYLMVAEGGTSYEHAVVVLRSKTIDGPYELHPDVTMMTSWHLPENPLQKSGHGSLLQTHTGEWYMAYLTSRPLRLPGVPLLASGGRGYCPLGRETGIARIEWRDGWPYVEGGKHAQLTVKGPQVAEQPASIQGNWREDFDGSTLDPELQTLRIPFDDTLGSLTARPGYLRLYGNDSLNSTFTQSTVARRWQHFTFRSETRMQFSPVHFQQSAGLTCYYNSKNWSYCFVDYEEGKGRTIKVIQLDHNVPSWPLHEQPIPVPESAESIWLRVDVDTLVYRYSYSFDGETWHTVPVTFEAWKLSDDYIGGRGFFTGAFVGLHCEDISGDGCHADFDYFTYEPV encoded by the coding sequence ATGGAAATCACCAACCCAATACTCACCGGCTTCAACCCGGATCCGTCTTTATGTCGTCAGGGCGAGGACTACTACATCGCCACTTCGACCTTCGAGTGGTTCCCGGGCGTGCGCATCTATCACTCCCGTGACCTGAAAAACTGGTCGCTGGTCAGCACCCCGCTGGACCGCGTGTCGATGCTGGACATGAAGGGCAACCCGGACTCCGGCGGCATCTGGGCGCCGTGCCTGAGCTATGCCGACGGCAAATTCTGGCTGCTCTACACCGACGTAAAGATTGTTGATTCGCCGTGGAAAAATGGCCGTAACTTCCTCGTCACCGCGCCGTCCATCGAGGGGCCGTGGAGCGATCCGATCCCGATGGGCAACGGCGGGTTTGACCCGTCCCTGTTCCACGACGACGATGGCCGCAAGTACTACCTGTATCGTCCGTGGGGGCCGCGCCACCACAGCAACCCGCACAACACCATTGTGATGCAGGAATTCGATCCGCAGACCGGCACCCTCTCGCCCGAGCGCAAAACGCTGTTTACCGGCACGCCGCTCTGCTACACCGAAGGCGCGCACCTTTATCGCCACGCGGGATGGTACTACCTGATGGTGGCCGAAGGCGGCACCAGCTACGAGCACGCGGTTGTGGTGCTGCGTTCAAAAACCATCGACGGGCCGTACGAGCTGCACCCGGACGTGACGATGATGACCAGCTGGCACCTGCCGGAGAACCCGCTGCAGAAGAGCGGCCACGGCTCGCTGCTGCAGACCCACACCGGGGAATGGTATATGGCCTACCTCACCAGCCGCCCGCTGCGCCTGCCCGGCGTGCCGCTGCTGGCCTCCGGCGGACGCGGCTACTGTCCGCTGGGGCGCGAGACCGGCATCGCCCGCATTGAATGGCGCGACGGCTGGCCGTACGTGGAAGGCGGCAAGCACGCGCAGTTGACCGTGAAAGGCCCACAGGTGGCGGAACAGCCTGCATCCATTCAGGGCAACTGGCGGGAGGACTTCGACGGCAGCACGCTTGACCCGGAACTGCAGACCCTGCGCATCCCGTTCGACGACACCCTCGGCTCGCTCACCGCGCGCCCGGGCTATTTACGGCTCTACGGCAACGACTCGCTCAACTCGACCTTTACCCAGTCGACCGTGGCGCGCCGCTGGCAGCACTTCACCTTCCGCTCCGAAACGCGGATGCAGTTCTCGCCGGTTCACTTCCAGCAAAGCGCCGGACTGACCTGCTACTACAACAGTAAAAACTGGAGCTACTGCTTTGTGGACTACGAGGAGGGGAAGGGGAGAACCATCAAGGTTATTCAACTCGACCACAATGTGCCGTCATGGCCGCTGCATGAGCAGCCGATTCCGGTGCCGGAGAGTGCGGAGAGCATCTGGCTGCGGGTGGATGTGGATACGCTTGTCTACCGCTACAGCTACTCGTTCGATGGCGAGACGTGGCACACCGTGCCGGTAACGTTTGAGGCGTGGAAACTGTCGGACGACTACATTGGCGGGCGCGGTTTCTTCACCGGCGCGTTTGTGGGGCTGCACTGCGAGGACATCAGCGGCGACGGCTGCCACGCGGACTTCGACTACTTCACCTACGAGCCGGTTTAA
- the xynR gene encoding DNA-binding transcriptional repressor XynR codes for MPIIQSVERALQILDLFNEQATELKITDISKMMGLSKSTLHSLLKTLQLHGYIDQNPENGKYRLGMKLVERGHFVVGSIDIRQKAKGWLTELSQRTGQTTHLGILDGREGVYIEKIEGKLAAIAYSRIGRRLPVHATAIGKVLIAWLGETELNALLEGYQYTTYTPSTLASREALMAALAQTREQGYALDSEENEQGVRCVAVPVWNHESRVIAALSLSTLTSRVDDAGLANFREQLQQAGLQLSRALGYPA; via the coding sequence ATGCCGATTATTCAGTCTGTTGAACGTGCGTTGCAGATCCTCGACCTGTTCAACGAGCAGGCCACCGAGCTTAAGATCACCGACATCAGCAAAATGATGGGGCTGAGCAAGAGTACCCTCCACTCCCTGCTGAAAACCCTGCAGCTCCATGGCTATATCGATCAGAACCCGGAGAACGGTAAATATCGCCTCGGCATGAAGCTGGTTGAGCGCGGTCATTTCGTCGTGGGCTCCATCGATATTCGTCAGAAGGCGAAAGGCTGGCTGACGGAGCTGTCCCAACGGACCGGGCAGACCACCCATCTGGGGATCCTCGACGGGCGTGAAGGGGTTTATATCGAGAAGATTGAAGGCAAGCTGGCCGCCATCGCCTATTCGCGCATTGGCCGCCGCCTGCCGGTTCATGCCACCGCCATCGGCAAGGTGTTGATTGCCTGGCTGGGCGAGACCGAGCTGAACGCCCTGCTTGAGGGCTATCAGTACACCACCTATACCCCTTCCACCCTCGCCTCTCGCGAAGCTTTAATGGCCGCTCTGGCGCAGACCCGTGAGCAGGGCTATGCCCTGGACAGCGAAGAGAACGAGCAGGGCGTGCGCTGCGTGGCGGTGCCGGTGTGGAACCATGAATCCCGCGTGATTGCCGCCCTGAGCCTGTCGACGCTGACCTCGCGCGTGGACGATGCCGGGCTGGCTAATTTCCGCGAGCAGCTTCAGCAGGCCGGGCTCCAGCTTTCACGCGCGCTGGGCTACCCGGCCTGA
- the argF gene encoding ornithine carbamoyltransferase yields the protein MSDLYKKHFLKLLDFTPAQFTSLLTLAAQLKADKKNGKEVQKLTGKNIALIFEKDSTRTRCSFEVAAFDQGARVTYLGPSGSQIGHKESIKDTARVLGRMYDGIQYRGHGQEVVETLAQYAGVPVWNGLTNEFHPTQLLADLLTMQEHLPGKAFNEMTLVYAGDARNNMGNSMLEAAALTGLDLRLVAPKACWPEESLVAECSALAQKHGGKITLTEDVAAGVKGADFIYTDVWVSMGEAKEKWAERIALLRGYQVNAQMMALTGNPNVKFLHCLPAFHDDQTTLGKQMAKEFDLHGGMEVTDEVFESAASIVFDQAENRMHTIKAVMVATLGG from the coding sequence ATGTCTGATCTGTACAAGAAACACTTTCTGAAATTGCTCGACTTTACCCCTGCACAGTTCACTTCTCTGCTGACTCTTGCCGCACAGCTCAAAGCCGATAAAAAAAATGGCAAGGAAGTACAAAAGCTTACTGGCAAAAACATCGCGCTCATCTTCGAAAAAGACTCAACCCGTACACGATGCTCTTTCGAAGTTGCCGCATTTGACCAGGGCGCGCGCGTCACCTATTTAGGGCCGAGCGGCAGTCAGATTGGGCATAAAGAGTCAATTAAGGACACCGCGCGCGTGCTCGGGCGGATGTACGACGGCATTCAGTATCGCGGTCACGGCCAGGAAGTGGTCGAGACGCTGGCGCAGTACGCGGGCGTGCCGGTGTGGAACGGGCTGACCAACGAGTTCCACCCAACGCAGCTGCTGGCGGACCTGCTGACCATGCAGGAGCACCTGCCGGGCAAGGCGTTTAACGAGATGACGCTGGTCTACGCGGGCGACGCGCGCAACAACATGGGCAACTCAATGCTGGAAGCGGCAGCGCTGACCGGGCTGGATCTGCGTCTGGTGGCTCCGAAGGCCTGCTGGCCGGAAGAGAGCCTGGTGGCGGAATGCAGCGCGCTGGCCCAGAAGCACGGCGGGAAGATCACCCTGACGGAAGACGTGGCGGCGGGCGTGAAGGGTGCGGACTTTATCTATACCGACGTGTGGGTGTCGATGGGCGAAGCCAAAGAGAAGTGGGCGGAGCGAATTGCGCTGCTGCGTGGGTATCAGGTGAACGCGCAGATGATGGCGCTGACCGGCAACCCGAACGTGAAGTTCCTGCACTGTCTGCCCGCGTTCCATGACGACCAGACCACGCTCGGCAAGCAGATGGCGAAGGAGTTCGACCTGCACGGCGGGATGGAAGTGACGGACGAGGTGTTTGAGTCGGCGGCGAGCATCGTGTTTGACCAGGCGGAAAACCGGATGCATACGATTAAGGCGGTGATGGTGGCGACGCTTGGGGGTTGA
- the argL gene encoding putative translational regulatory protein ArgL translates to MNNYTYKVNFNSISGVRHVRIKCLICTRNTF, encoded by the coding sequence ATGAATAATTACACATATAAAGTGAATTTTAATTCAATAAGTGGCGTTCGCCATGTGAGGATAAAATGTCTGATCTGTACAAGAAACACTTTCTGA
- the rraB gene encoding ribonuclease E inhibitor RraB, which translates to MANPEHLEEQREETRLIIEELLEDGSDPDALYTIEHHFSADDFDALEKMAVEAFKLGYEVTEPEELEVEEGDTVICCDILSEGALKAELIDAQVEQLMNLAEKFDVEYDGWGTYFEDPNGEDGEEGDDEDYVDEDDDGVRH; encoded by the coding sequence ATGGCAAACCCGGAACACCTGGAAGAACAACGCGAAGAGACGCGTCTGATTATTGAAGAGCTGCTGGAAGACGGTAGCGATCCGGACGCGCTGTACACCATCGAGCACCATTTCTCTGCGGATGATTTCGACGCGCTGGAAAAAATGGCGGTGGAAGCTTTTAAACTGGGTTACGAAGTGACCGAGCCGGAAGAGCTGGAAGTGGAAGAGGGCGATACCGTCATCTGCTGCGACATCCTGAGCGAAGGCGCGCTGAAGGCGGAGCTTATCGACGCGCAGGTAGAACAGCTGATGAACCTGGCCGAGAAGTTTGACGTGGAGTACGACGGCTGGGGAACCTACTTCGAAGATCCGAACGGTGAAGACGGCGAAGAAGGCGACGACGAAGATTACGTCGACGAAGACGACGACGGCGTGCGTCACTAA
- the miaE gene encoding tRNA isopentenyl-2-thiomethyl-A-37 hydroxylase MiaE, which yields MDYPQILAPVLNFLQCPTPQAWIDKARDPANLPLLLTDHMVCELKAAQTALLLVRKYVADESGADALLDWLKPYEQFTFRDGPEPDFIALHRQIGKSVMPKTDDPWGQALIDSMVLLIKEELHHFWQVREAMLARDIPYVKITASRYAKGMLKEVRTHEPLTLIDKLICGAYIEARSCERFAALAPFLDDDLQKFYLSLLRSEARHYQDYLTLAQQVSDDDISPRIKLFGEIEATLISTPDNEFRFHSGVLV from the coding sequence ATGGATTACCCGCAGATACTCGCCCCCGTACTTAACTTCCTCCAGTGCCCGACCCCGCAAGCATGGATTGATAAAGCCCGCGACCCGGCGAACCTGCCGCTGCTGCTCACCGACCACATGGTGTGCGAGCTCAAGGCCGCCCAGACCGCGCTATTACTCGTGCGTAAATACGTCGCCGACGAAAGCGGTGCTGACGCGCTGCTCGACTGGCTCAAACCCTACGAACAGTTCACCTTCCGCGACGGCCCGGAGCCGGACTTCATCGCCCTGCACAGGCAGATTGGCAAAAGCGTGATGCCCAAAACCGACGACCCGTGGGGCCAGGCGCTCATCGACAGCATGGTGCTGCTTATTAAAGAGGAGCTGCACCACTTCTGGCAGGTGCGCGAGGCGATGCTGGCCCGCGACATTCCGTACGTCAAAATCACCGCCAGCCGCTATGCCAAAGGGATGCTGAAGGAAGTGCGCACCCACGAGCCGCTGACGCTGATCGACAAGCTCATCTGCGGCGCCTACATCGAAGCCCGCTCCTGCGAACGCTTCGCCGCGCTGGCCCCGTTCCTCGACGACGACCTGCAGAAGTTCTATCTCTCGCTGCTGCGCTCGGAAGCGCGCCATTATCAGGACTACCTGACGCTGGCCCAGCAGGTGAGCGACGACGATATCTCACCGCGTATAAAGCTTTTTGGCGAAATTGAAGCCACACTTATCTCGACACCGGATAACGAGTTTCGCTTCCACAGCGGCGTGCTGGTGTAA
- a CDS encoding IS3 family transposase — MKKRFSDEQIISILREAEAGVPARELCRKHAISDATFYTWRKKYGSMEVPEVKRLKSLEEENARLKKLLAEAMLDKEAASGGSWAKVLTTDQKREAVMLMCDATGLSQRRACRLTGLSLSTCRYEAHRPAADAHLSGRITELALERRRFGYRRIWQLLRREGLHVNHKRVYRLYHLSGLGVKRRRRRKGLATERLPLLRPAAPNLTWSMDFVMDALSTGRRIKCLTCVDDFTKECLTVTVAFGISGVQVTRILDSIALFRGYPATIRTDQGPEFTCRALDQWAFEHGVELRLIQPGKPTQNGFIESFNGRFRDECLNEHWFSDIVHARKIINDWRQDYNECRPHSTLNYQTPSEFAAGWRKGHSENEDSDVTN, encoded by the coding sequence ATGAAGAAGCGTTTTTCCGACGAACAGATCATCAGTATTCTCCGCGAAGCCGAAGCTGGGGTACCCGCCCGTGAACTCTGCCGCAAGCATGCCATTTCCGATGCCACGTTTTACACCTGGCGTAAGAAGTATGGCAGTATGGAGGTGCCTGAAGTTAAGCGCCTGAAGTCGCTTGAGGAAGAGAACGCCAGACTCAAGAAGCTGCTTGCCGAAGCCATGCTGGATAAAGAGGCGGCTTCAGGTGGCTCTTGGGCGAAAGTACTGACGACAGACCAGAAGCGGGAAGCCGTGATGTTGATGTGTGATGCGACCGGTCTGTCGCAACGTCGTGCCTGCAGGCTTACAGGTTTATCCCTGTCGACCTGCCGCTATGAGGCTCACCGTCCGGCTGCTGATGCGCATTTATCAGGGCGCATCACTGAGCTGGCACTGGAGCGCAGGCGTTTTGGCTACCGTCGTATTTGGCAGTTGCTGCGCCGTGAAGGGCTTCATGTTAATCATAAGCGCGTGTACCGGCTTTATCACCTCAGTGGCCTGGGCGTAAAACGCAGAAGACGTCGTAAAGGGCTGGCAACAGAACGTCTGCCGCTGCTCCGTCCGGCGGCGCCCAATCTGACCTGGTCGATGGATTTCGTCATGGACGCACTTTCCACCGGTCGCAGGATCAAGTGTCTTACCTGCGTCGATGATTTCACAAAGGAATGCCTGACGGTCACTGTTGCCTTTGGGATTTCAGGCGTTCAGGTCACGCGTATTCTGGACAGCATTGCACTGTTTCGAGGCTATCCGGCGACGATAAGAACTGACCAGGGGCCGGAGTTCACTTGCCGTGCACTGGATCAATGGGCCTTTGAGCATGGTGTTGAGTTGCGCTTAATCCAGCCGGGCAAGCCAACGCAGAACGGATTTATTGAGAGCTTTAACGGACGATTTCGCGATGAATGTTTGAATGAGCACTGGTTCAGCGATATCGTTCATGCCAGGAAAATTATTAATGACTGGCGGCAGGATTATAACGAATGCCGCCCGCACTCCACGCTGAATTATCAGACACCGTCTGAATTTGCAGCGGGCTGGAGAAAGGGTCATTCTGAGAATGAAGATTCCGACGTTACTAACTGA